A window from Ramlibacter pinisoli encodes these proteins:
- a CDS encoding mechanosensitive ion channel family protein codes for MGTLDQLVHDLGHPGMPVELAVLLGCLLSAGGISWLIGRRQSAESVWFGRATVDGLLFPLLALVLTYAARHVVEMSQPVVLLRLAIPVLVSLAGIRFLARVLTLAFPASGFARLMERLFSWLAWIAAALWAVGVLPAVRTELDEIRFVFGKSRVSLLNILDGTLAAGVVLIAALWISAVLERQVLRQAVHDLSLRKVAANAIRAALLLVGVLFALSTAGVDLTALSVLGGAIGVGLGFGLQKLAANYVSGFVILFERSLRIGDTVRVDGFEGQVIDIKTRYTLIRALNGRESIVPNEKLITERIENLSLADPRVLLSTEVAVAYDSDVDQVQRLLQEAALATARVLQDPGPAARLVKFGADGLEFSLFFWIADPANGQGNVRSDVNLEVLRRLRAAGIEIPYPQREVRILGGGGAASLL; via the coding sequence ATGGGTACGTTAGACCAACTGGTCCATGACCTGGGCCATCCGGGGATGCCTGTCGAACTCGCAGTGCTGCTGGGCTGCCTGCTCTCGGCCGGCGGCATCAGCTGGCTGATCGGGCGCCGGCAATCGGCGGAGTCGGTCTGGTTCGGCCGCGCCACGGTGGACGGCCTGCTGTTTCCGCTGCTCGCCCTGGTGCTCACGTACGCGGCGCGCCACGTGGTCGAAATGAGCCAGCCGGTGGTGCTGCTGCGGCTGGCCATCCCGGTGCTGGTGTCGCTGGCCGGGATCCGCTTCCTCGCCCGCGTGCTGACCCTGGCCTTCCCGGCGTCCGGCTTCGCACGCCTGATGGAGCGCCTGTTCTCGTGGCTGGCATGGATCGCCGCCGCCCTGTGGGCCGTGGGCGTGCTGCCCGCGGTGCGCACCGAGCTCGACGAGATCCGCTTCGTCTTCGGCAAGTCGCGCGTCAGCCTGCTCAACATCCTGGACGGCACGCTGGCGGCGGGGGTGGTGCTGATCGCCGCGCTCTGGATCTCGGCCGTGCTGGAGCGCCAGGTGCTGCGCCAGGCGGTGCACGACCTGTCGCTGCGCAAGGTGGCCGCCAACGCGATCCGCGCCGCGCTGCTGCTGGTGGGCGTGCTGTTCGCGCTGTCCACGGCCGGCGTCGACCTCACCGCGCTGTCGGTGCTGGGCGGCGCCATCGGGGTGGGCCTGGGCTTCGGCCTGCAGAAGCTCGCGGCCAACTACGTCAGCGGCTTCGTCATCCTGTTCGAGCGCAGCCTGCGCATCGGCGACACGGTGCGGGTCGACGGCTTCGAGGGCCAGGTCATCGACATCAAGACGCGCTACACGCTGATCCGGGCGCTCAACGGCCGCGAGTCCATCGTGCCGAACGAGAAGCTCATCACCGAGCGCATCGAGAACCTGTCGCTGGCCGACCCCCGGGTGCTGCTGTCCACCGAGGTGGCCGTGGCCTACGACAGCGACGTCGACCAGGTGCAGCGCCTGCTGCAGGAGGCCGCGCTGGCCACCGCGCGCGTGCTGCAGGACCCCGGGCCGGCGGCCCGGCTGGTCAAGTTCGGCGCCGACGGGCTGGAGTTCTCGCTGTTCTTCTGGATCGCCGATCCCGCCAACGGGCAGGGCAACGTGCGCTCGGACGTCAACCTCGAGGTGCTGCGGCGCCTGCGCGCGGCCGGGATCGAGATTCCCTACCCGCAGCGGGAAGTGCGCATCCTCGGTGGTGGCGGGGCGGCCTCGCTGCTCTGA
- a CDS encoding enoyl-CoA hydratase, producing MSDSSAPLLESRDARGVVTLTMNRPATFNALGEEMLDALQAAFDRLADDAGLRAVVLAGAGKAFCPGHNLKEMLARPELAYYQQLFARCSRVMLAIQKLPVPVIARVHGIATAAGCQLVAQCDLAVASTDAKFAVSGINVGLFCSSPSVPLARNMHPKQAMEMLVTGDFISAEQARERGLVNRAVAPDQLDAEVESLLASIVAKPREALAIGKDLFYRQRELGVEAAYQLAGQTMAVNMVAHCAQEGVSAFAEKRKPSWS from the coding sequence ATGTCCGATTCCTCCGCTCCCCTGCTGGAAAGCCGCGATGCCCGCGGCGTGGTGACGCTCACCATGAACCGCCCGGCGACGTTCAACGCGCTGGGCGAGGAAATGCTCGACGCGCTGCAGGCCGCCTTCGATCGCCTGGCCGACGACGCCGGCCTGCGGGCCGTGGTCCTGGCCGGCGCCGGCAAGGCGTTCTGCCCCGGCCACAACCTGAAGGAAATGCTGGCCCGTCCCGAGCTGGCCTATTACCAGCAGCTGTTCGCGCGCTGCAGCCGGGTGATGCTGGCGATCCAGAAGCTGCCGGTGCCGGTGATCGCCCGGGTGCACGGCATCGCCACCGCCGCCGGCTGCCAGCTGGTCGCCCAATGCGACTTGGCGGTGGCCTCCACGGACGCGAAGTTCGCCGTCAGCGGCATCAATGTCGGGCTGTTCTGCTCCAGCCCCAGCGTGCCCCTGGCGCGCAACATGCATCCCAAGCAGGCCATGGAGATGCTGGTCACCGGCGACTTCATCTCGGCCGAGCAGGCCCGCGAGCGCGGGCTGGTGAACCGGGCCGTCGCGCCCGACCAGCTCGACGCCGAGGTCGAATCGCTGCTGGCGAGCATCGTGGCCAAGCCGCGCGAGGCGCTGGCCATCGGCAAGGACCTGTTCTACCGCCAGCGCGAGCTGGGTGTCGAGGCGGCCTACCAGCTGGCCGGGCAGACCATGGCGGTGAACATGGTGGCGCACTGCGCCCAGGAAGGCGTGAGCGCCTTCGCCGAGAAGCGCAAGCCCTCCTGGTCCTGA
- a CDS encoding histone deacetylase family protein, with the protein MSANKTGYYFHAACRRHEMGPGHPECPERLDAIEDRLLVSGVANALDRREAPEASLDDIVLAHDPRLVAAIDGLREELAEQVDAGGSRYRFIDPDTAMNPHTWEAALRASGAVIAATDAVMAGELQNAFCAVRPPGHHACRNRSMGFCLFNQVAVGARYALERHGLERVAIVDFDVHHGNGTEDILAGDDRVLMVGLFQHPFYPGTGTPPLADNMVNLPVPAYTKGAVVREMIEEAWIPRLEAFRPQMIFFSAGFDAHREDDLGQLGLVEADYAWMTARIKAIADKHAQGRIVSSLEGGYNLSALGRSVEAHLRVLADL; encoded by the coding sequence ATGAGTGCGAACAAGACCGGGTATTACTTCCATGCCGCCTGCCGGCGCCATGAAATGGGACCGGGCCACCCCGAGTGCCCGGAACGCCTCGATGCGATCGAGGACCGATTGCTGGTGAGCGGCGTGGCCAACGCGCTCGACCGCCGCGAGGCGCCCGAAGCCTCGCTGGACGACATCGTGCTGGCGCACGACCCGAGGCTGGTCGCGGCCATCGACGGCCTGCGCGAGGAACTCGCCGAGCAGGTCGACGCCGGCGGCAGCCGCTACCGCTTCATCGATCCCGACACCGCGATGAATCCCCACACCTGGGAAGCGGCGCTGCGCGCATCGGGCGCCGTGATCGCCGCCACCGATGCGGTCATGGCCGGCGAACTCCAGAACGCGTTCTGCGCCGTGCGGCCGCCCGGCCACCATGCCTGCCGCAACCGGTCCATGGGCTTCTGCCTCTTCAACCAGGTGGCGGTCGGCGCGCGCTACGCCCTGGAGCGGCATGGCCTGGAGCGCGTGGCCATCGTCGACTTCGACGTGCACCACGGCAACGGCACCGAGGACATCCTGGCCGGCGACGACCGGGTGCTGATGGTGGGCCTGTTCCAGCACCCGTTCTATCCCGGCACCGGCACCCCGCCGCTGGCCGACAACATGGTCAACCTGCCCGTGCCGGCCTACACCAAGGGGGCGGTGGTGCGCGAGATGATCGAGGAAGCGTGGATCCCGCGGCTGGAGGCTTTCCGACCGCAGATGATCTTCTTCAGCGCCGGCTTCGACGCCCACCGCGAGGACGACCTCGGCCAGCTCGGCCTGGTCGAAGCCGACTACGCCTGGATGACCGCGCGCATCAAGGCCATCGCCGACAAGCACGCCCAGGGCCGCATCGTGTCCTCGCTCGAGGGGGGCTACAACCTCAGCGCGCTGGGCCGCAGCGTCGAGGCGCACCTGCGCGTGCTGGCCGACCTCTGA
- a CDS encoding AAA family ATPase: MEAQQKLKGLLDQLNTVIVGKPSQVRDCVACLLAGGHLLIEDVPGVGKTTLAHALARAFGLHFSRVQFTADLMPSDLSGVSVYERGKEAFVFHPGPVFAQVLLADEINRASPKTQSALLEAMEEKQVTIEGETRALPSPFFVIATQNPHDQLGTFALPESQLDRFLMRISLGYPDRAAERQLLSGADRRDMVVGMQGLLTPLDLDWLQRRVLEVHTADPLLNYVQDLVAATRSGRWFLQGLSPRAGIALVRAAKAQALLSGRDYVAPDDVQAILPQTIAHRLVPVGDAGRGPLEQVRAMLEAVPLP; this comes from the coding sequence ATGGAAGCACAACAAAAGCTCAAGGGCCTGCTGGACCAGCTTAACACGGTGATCGTCGGCAAGCCGTCCCAGGTGCGCGACTGCGTCGCCTGCCTGCTGGCCGGGGGGCACCTGCTGATCGAGGACGTGCCCGGGGTCGGCAAGACCACCCTGGCCCACGCCCTGGCCCGGGCATTCGGCCTGCATTTCTCCCGCGTGCAGTTCACGGCCGACCTGATGCCCAGCGACCTGTCGGGCGTCTCGGTGTACGAGCGGGGCAAGGAGGCCTTCGTCTTCCACCCCGGCCCCGTCTTCGCCCAGGTGCTGCTGGCCGACGAGATCAACCGCGCCAGCCCCAAAACCCAGAGCGCGCTGCTGGAGGCGATGGAGGAGAAGCAGGTCACCATCGAGGGCGAGACCCGCGCCCTGCCCTCGCCCTTCTTCGTCATCGCCACCCAGAACCCGCACGACCAGCTGGGCACCTTCGCGCTGCCCGAATCGCAGCTCGACCGGTTCCTGATGCGCATCTCGCTGGGCTACCCCGACCGGGCGGCCGAGCGCCAGCTGCTGTCCGGCGCCGACCGGCGCGACATGGTGGTCGGCATGCAGGGCCTGCTCACCCCGCTGGACCTCGACTGGCTGCAGCGGCGCGTGCTGGAGGTGCACACGGCCGACCCGCTGCTCAACTACGTGCAGGACCTGGTCGCGGCCACCCGCTCGGGCCGCTGGTTCCTGCAGGGGCTGTCGCCGCGCGCCGGCATCGCGCTGGTGCGCGCCGCCAAGGCCCAGGCCCTGCTGAGCGGGCGCGACTACGTGGCGCCCGACGACGTGCAGGCCATCCTGCCGCAGACCATCGCGCACCGGCTGGTGCCGGTGGGCGACGCCGGCCGCGGCCCGCTGGAGCAGGTCCGCGCGATGCTGGAGGCGGTGCCGCTCCCATGA
- a CDS encoding DUF58 domain-containing protein: MSTVPRPALGVERTLPDAGHATLNPVQLVRQRFRQWWQARLPLSDMLTLTQRNVYILPTGPGLMLVATLLVLLVASINYQLNLGYLLTFLLAGCAVVGMHVSHATLRGLTLTLAAPDPVFAGSHAPLRIVLGNGRKSTRYGIGLAVLDDAHDDRWAWIDVPGQGSATVSVAFQPLRRGLHRVPPLTAETRFPLGTFRVWTVWRPAAQVLVYPTPEAVPPPLPEGEPRAGTAGSARVQSTGEFEGVRGYRRGDPLKLVVWKKAAKSDELVSRDTQQAQRRELWLDFARAGSVDAEARLARLAAWVIQADKLGLDYGLRLPGHELRPDAGEAHRRRCLEALALC; the protein is encoded by the coding sequence ATGAGCACCGTCCCGCGTCCGGCCCTGGGCGTCGAGCGCACACTGCCGGACGCCGGACACGCGACGCTCAATCCCGTGCAGTTGGTCCGTCAGCGTTTTCGCCAGTGGTGGCAGGCCCGCCTGCCGCTGTCGGACATGCTCACGCTGACGCAGCGCAACGTCTACATCCTGCCGACGGGCCCGGGGCTGATGCTGGTGGCCACGCTGCTGGTGCTGCTGGTGGCCTCGATCAACTACCAGCTCAACCTCGGTTACCTGCTCACCTTCCTGCTGGCCGGCTGCGCCGTGGTCGGCATGCACGTGAGCCACGCCACCCTGCGCGGCCTGACACTGACGCTGGCGGCGCCCGATCCGGTGTTCGCCGGCAGCCACGCGCCGCTGCGCATCGTGCTGGGCAACGGGCGCAAGTCGACGCGCTACGGCATCGGCCTGGCCGTGCTGGATGACGCGCACGACGACCGCTGGGCCTGGATCGACGTGCCCGGCCAGGGCAGCGCGACGGTGTCGGTCGCCTTCCAGCCGCTGCGCCGCGGCCTGCACCGGGTGCCGCCGCTCACCGCAGAGACCCGCTTCCCGCTCGGCACCTTCCGGGTCTGGACCGTCTGGCGGCCCGCGGCCCAGGTGCTGGTGTATCCCACCCCGGAGGCGGTGCCGCCGCCGCTGCCGGAAGGCGAGCCGCGCGCCGGCACGGCGGGCTCGGCCCGGGTGCAGTCGACCGGCGAGTTCGAGGGCGTGCGCGGCTACCGGCGCGGCGACCCGCTGAAGCTGGTGGTCTGGAAGAAGGCCGCCAAGAGCGATGAGCTGGTCAGCCGCGACACGCAGCAGGCCCAGCGGCGCGAGCTCTGGCTCGACTTCGCCCGCGCCGGATCGGTGGATGCCGAAGCCCGCCTCGCGCGCCTGGCCGCCTGGGTCATCCAGGCCGACAAGCTGGGGCTCGACTACGGGCTGCGCCTGCCCGGGCACGAGCTGCGGCCCGATGCCGGCGAAGCCCACCGGCGCCGCTGCCTGGAGGCGCTTGCGCTGTGCTAG
- a CDS encoding transglutaminaseTgpA domain-containing protein produces the protein MLGRLQTLPREARDTLFLLAVIAWLILPQLGQLPWWCIGLTAAVLAWRGVLAVRGDPLPGNGWVLALLAATIGATLLSHRTLLGRDAGVTLIVVLLALKTLELRARRDAFVVFFLGFFTMLTNFFFSQSLPTAGAMLVGLLGLLTALVNAHMPVGRPPLLQAARTAGWMALLGAPMMAVLFMLFPRLAPLWGIPGDGMTGRTGLSATMQVGTVAQLALEESVAMRVRFEGPLPAPSEMYFRGPVLSSFDGRVWRPLVPRIGAYAAGLLPPVRLEGLGPAVRYAVMLEPNNRPWLLVLDAATERPSGAGLEAISGGELQWVASRPVTDLVRYSAESHVAYRAAADARPFSVPIQYRELPPSFNPRTLQLASQLIAQVPGGAANKPALVDAALQRLRTGGYVYTLDPGVYGEHTADEFWFDRKQGFCEHIASAFVVLMRGMDIPARVVTGYQGGELNSIDGWWTVRQSDAHAWAEVWLAGLGWVRVDPTAYVAPSRTGSLQRLLPPQGVFAAALGTVSPGLLGSLREGWEAVNNRWNQWVLNYTQSKQLDLLRNLGFKSPNWQDLTFLLIAIVVAVALGGAAWARWERSRQDPWLRLLARVRQRLAREGVVVPPAGGPRQLAQAVTNRFGHEAQALADWLLRLEAQRYARRPPTELPALQRELNRLPWPAAR, from the coding sequence GTGCTAGGGCGGCTGCAGACCCTGCCGCGCGAGGCGCGCGACACGCTGTTCCTGCTGGCGGTGATCGCCTGGCTGATCCTGCCGCAGCTGGGCCAGCTGCCCTGGTGGTGCATCGGCCTCACCGCGGCCGTGCTGGCTTGGCGCGGCGTGCTGGCGGTGCGCGGCGACCCGCTGCCCGGCAACGGCTGGGTCCTGGCACTGCTGGCCGCCACCATCGGCGCCACGCTGCTGTCGCACCGCACCCTACTCGGCCGCGATGCCGGCGTGACGCTCATCGTCGTGCTGCTGGCCCTGAAGACGCTGGAGCTGCGCGCCCGGCGCGATGCCTTCGTGGTGTTCTTCCTCGGCTTCTTCACCATGCTGACCAACTTCTTCTTCTCGCAGTCGCTGCCGACGGCGGGAGCGATGCTGGTCGGCCTGCTGGGCCTGCTGACGGCCCTCGTCAACGCCCACATGCCGGTCGGCCGGCCGCCGCTGCTGCAGGCCGCGCGCACCGCCGGCTGGATGGCGCTGCTGGGCGCGCCCATGATGGCCGTGCTGTTCATGCTGTTCCCGCGCCTTGCCCCGCTGTGGGGTATCCCCGGCGACGGCATGACCGGCCGCACCGGCCTGTCGGCCACCATGCAGGTGGGCACCGTGGCCCAGCTCGCGCTGGAGGAAAGCGTCGCGATGCGGGTGCGCTTCGAGGGCCCGCTGCCGGCACCGTCGGAGATGTACTTCCGCGGCCCGGTCCTGTCCTCCTTCGACGGCCGCGTGTGGCGCCCGCTCGTGCCGCGCATCGGCGCCTACGCGGCCGGCCTGCTGCCGCCGGTGCGGCTAGAGGGCCTGGGCCCCGCGGTGCGCTACGCGGTCATGCTGGAGCCGAACAACCGGCCTTGGCTGCTGGTGCTGGACGCCGCCACCGAGCGGCCCAGCGGCGCGGGTCTGGAAGCGATCAGCGGCGGCGAGCTGCAATGGGTGGCCAGCCGCCCGGTCACCGACCTGGTCCGCTACAGCGCCGAGAGCCACGTCGCCTACCGCGCCGCCGCCGACGCCCGTCCCTTCAGCGTGCCCATCCAGTACCGCGAGCTGCCGCCGTCGTTCAACCCGCGCACGCTGCAGCTCGCCAGCCAGCTGATCGCGCAGGTCCCGGGCGGGGCGGCCAACAAGCCGGCGCTGGTCGATGCGGCGCTGCAGCGGCTGCGCACCGGCGGCTACGTCTACACGCTCGACCCCGGCGTGTACGGCGAGCACACCGCCGACGAATTCTGGTTCGACCGCAAGCAGGGCTTCTGCGAGCACATCGCCTCGGCGTTCGTCGTGCTCATGCGCGGCATGGACATCCCGGCCCGGGTGGTCACCGGCTACCAGGGCGGCGAGCTGAACTCGATCGACGGCTGGTGGACGGTGCGCCAGAGCGACGCCCATGCGTGGGCCGAGGTGTGGCTGGCCGGCCTCGGCTGGGTGCGGGTCGACCCCACCGCCTACGTCGCGCCGTCACGCACCGGCTCGCTGCAGCGGCTGCTGCCGCCCCAGGGGGTGTTCGCGGCGGCGCTGGGCACCGTCAGCCCCGGCCTGCTGGGCAGCCTGCGGGAGGGCTGGGAGGCGGTCAACAACCGCTGGAACCAGTGGGTGCTGAACTACACCCAAAGCAAGCAGCTGGACCTGTTGCGCAACCTCGGCTTCAAGTCGCCGAACTGGCAGGACCTGACGTTCCTGCTGATCGCCATCGTGGTCGCCGTGGCCCTGGGCGGCGCAGCCTGGGCGCGCTGGGAGCGCAGCCGCCAGGACCCCTGGCTGCGGCTGCTGGCGCGCGTGCGCCAGCGCCTGGCGCGCGAGGGCGTCGTGGTGCCGCCGGCCGGCGGGCCACGCCAGCTCGCGCAGGCCGTCACCAACCGTTTCGGCCACGAGGCGCAGGCGCTGGCAGACTGGCTGCTGCGCCTGGAGGCGCAGCGCTATGCACGCCGGCCCCCCACCGAGTTACCCGCGCTGCAGCGCGAACTGAACCGCCTGCCCTGGCCCGCCGCCCGATGA
- the mltB gene encoding lytic murein transglycosylase B, with protein MTRVSLFVAAAVAAFLLLPATTLAAKATARKTGNGAAPVRQGTPYATRDDAMQFADELAERRGLDRGRTRAAIAQAQLLPVVVRLMQPPPAGTPKNWTLYRSRFIDAVRIQAGVRFWQANREALERAEREYGVPPEIVVGIVGVESIYGQQMGNFRVLDALATLSFDFPPAHPRAAERTAFFRGELEEFLALQQRSGVDPTKPLGSYAGAMGMPQFMPSSWARWAVDFDGDGRIDLWRSPADVIGSVASYFKGYGWQPGMPTHYPVTFDAERVDMEGLLAPDILPTFSVPSFLARGALLDDTAVQHTGPLALVELQNGNEPPSYVAGTENFYVITRYNWSSYYAMAVIELGREVRQALQRGS; from the coding sequence ATGACCCGCGTCTCCCTGTTCGTTGCCGCCGCCGTGGCGGCCTTCCTCCTGCTGCCCGCCACCACCCTGGCCGCCAAGGCCACGGCCCGCAAGACCGGCAACGGCGCGGCGCCGGTCCGCCAGGGCACGCCCTACGCGACACGCGACGACGCCATGCAGTTCGCCGACGAGCTGGCCGAACGGCGCGGCCTGGACCGCGGGCGCACGCGCGCCGCCATCGCGCAGGCGCAGCTGCTGCCGGTGGTGGTGCGGCTGATGCAGCCGCCTCCCGCCGGCACGCCCAAGAACTGGACCCTGTACCGCAGCCGGTTCATCGACGCGGTGCGCATCCAGGCCGGCGTGCGCTTCTGGCAGGCCAACCGCGAGGCGCTCGAGCGCGCGGAACGCGAGTACGGCGTGCCGCCCGAGATCGTGGTCGGCATCGTGGGCGTCGAATCCATCTATGGCCAGCAGATGGGCAACTTCCGGGTCCTCGACGCGCTGGCCACCCTGTCGTTCGATTTCCCCCCGGCCCACCCGCGTGCCGCCGAGCGCACCGCGTTCTTCCGCGGCGAGCTGGAGGAATTCCTGGCCTTGCAGCAGCGCTCCGGCGTCGACCCGACCAAGCCCCTGGGCAGCTACGCCGGTGCCATGGGCATGCCGCAGTTCATGCCCAGCAGCTGGGCGCGCTGGGCCGTCGACTTCGACGGCGACGGCCGCATCGACCTCTGGCGCAGCCCGGCCGATGTCATCGGCTCGGTGGCCAGCTACTTCAAGGGCTACGGCTGGCAGCCCGGCATGCCCACCCACTACCCGGTGACGTTCGATGCCGAGCGGGTCGACATGGAAGGCCTGCTGGCGCCCGACATCCTGCCGACGTTCAGCGTCCCGAGCTTCCTGGCCAGGGGCGCCCTGCTGGACGACACGGCGGTGCAGCACACCGGCCCGCTCGCGCTGGTGGAACTGCAGAACGGCAACGAGCCTCCCAGCTACGTGGCCGGCACCGAGAACTTCTACGTGATCACCCGCTACAACTGGTCCAGCTACTACGCGATGGCCGTCATCGAACTCGGGCGCGAGGTGCGCCAGGCCCTGCAGCGCGGCTCATGA
- a CDS encoding N-methyl-D-aspartate receptor NMDAR2C subunit, giving the protein MNLNSWRRLWGELGAGTANGGLLNQLLAAYSEPHRRYHTLQHLREGLANFEAAAMLARRPAEVELALWFHDAVYDPRRTDNEERSAQWAHDSVLAAGCPAEAADRIADLVRATAHHTRRGDDPDTQLLLDIDLAILGAAPARFDAYEQEVRAEYGHLDVAAFNAGRLALVQAFLAQPRLYATAAFHDALEARARANLQRSLERLRAAG; this is encoded by the coding sequence ATGAACCTGAACTCGTGGCGCCGCCTGTGGGGCGAGCTGGGCGCCGGCACCGCCAACGGCGGGCTGCTCAACCAGCTGCTGGCCGCCTACAGCGAGCCGCACCGCCGCTACCACACGCTGCAGCACCTGCGCGAGGGCCTGGCGAACTTCGAGGCGGCGGCCATGCTGGCCCGGCGCCCCGCCGAAGTCGAGCTGGCGCTCTGGTTCCACGACGCCGTCTACGACCCGCGGCGCACCGACAACGAGGAGCGCAGTGCGCAATGGGCCCACGACAGCGTGCTGGCCGCCGGTTGCCCGGCCGAGGCGGCCGACCGCATCGCCGACCTGGTGCGGGCGACCGCCCACCACACCCGGCGCGGCGACGACCCCGACACGCAACTGCTGCTGGACATCGACCTCGCCATCCTGGGCGCGGCACCGGCACGCTTCGATGCCTACGAGCAGGAAGTGCGGGCCGAATACGGCCACCTGGATGTCGCCGCCTTCAATGCCGGCCGCCTGGCGCTGGTCCAGGCGTTCCTCGCGCAACCGCGGCTGTACGCCACCGCCGCCTTCCACGACGCCCTGGAGGCGCGCGCCCGCGCCAACCTGCAGCGCTCGCTCGAGCGCCTGCGCGCGGCCGGCTGA
- a CDS encoding tetratricopeptide repeat protein: protein MLAQADALLRAGRFQEAQGAFRQALAQDPPSLDARLGLSQACLGAGDVALATAWLSDACRLAPRRPEPLVRLAELLLGQQQFAQALPLYQRLYHDIGARDRATLLHYGFCLEQVGEVEEAIVLYREAVGREPGFVEAQVDLAGVLWRVGDYQGALAHAQAAVALAPDHPYAVRILGTALLNLGRLDEAETVLRRALVLKPDLALAQVDLAFTLLLAGRMPEGWDWYEKRWNDTARLQRPVYWRAGYEWQGPQQPLAGRSILVYGEQGLGDQVQFARYLPLLQALGATVLAALRPELLPLVERSFPGVRGVTATSDVQADLHVALLDLPQRLRTTLDSIPSPAPYLHPPAERLAHWQHRLSAWPQRLRVGLAWAGFAAHVNDRNRSLPLSLFRPLLESQQVQCFSLQKSAAGAYRDMAPAPGRLLDLTAEWTDCSDSAAMLRQLDLVITVDSAVAHLAGAVGTPVWLLLPPNPDFRWLLDRADSPWYRGMRLFRRNFGESRQDQVARVLQALQDRLAA from the coding sequence ATGCTGGCGCAGGCCGACGCCCTGCTGCGCGCGGGCCGCTTCCAGGAGGCGCAGGGCGCGTTCCGGCAGGCGCTGGCCCAGGACCCCCCATCCCTCGACGCGCGCCTGGGCCTGTCCCAGGCCTGCCTGGGTGCGGGCGACGTCGCGCTGGCCACTGCCTGGTTGAGCGACGCCTGCCGGCTCGCGCCGCGCCGGCCCGAGCCGCTGGTCCGGCTGGCCGAACTGCTGCTTGGCCAGCAGCAGTTCGCGCAGGCGCTGCCGCTGTACCAGCGCCTGTACCACGACATCGGCGCCCGCGACCGGGCGACGCTGCTGCACTACGGCTTCTGCCTCGAACAGGTGGGCGAGGTCGAGGAAGCCATCGTGCTGTACCGCGAAGCCGTCGGGCGCGAGCCCGGCTTCGTCGAGGCGCAGGTGGATCTCGCGGGCGTGCTGTGGCGGGTGGGTGACTACCAGGGGGCGCTCGCGCATGCGCAGGCGGCGGTGGCGCTGGCTCCGGACCATCCCTACGCCGTGCGCATCCTGGGCACCGCGCTGCTCAACCTCGGGCGGCTGGACGAGGCCGAGACTGTGCTGCGGCGGGCCCTGGTGCTCAAGCCCGACCTTGCGCTGGCCCAGGTCGACCTGGCCTTCACGCTGCTGCTGGCCGGGCGCATGCCCGAGGGCTGGGACTGGTACGAGAAGCGCTGGAACGACACCGCGCGGCTGCAGCGGCCGGTCTACTGGCGCGCCGGCTACGAGTGGCAGGGCCCGCAACAGCCGCTCGCCGGCCGCAGCATCCTGGTGTACGGGGAGCAGGGGCTGGGCGACCAGGTGCAGTTCGCGCGCTACCTCCCGCTGCTGCAGGCGCTGGGAGCCACGGTGCTCGCCGCGCTGCGGCCCGAGTTGCTGCCGCTGGTGGAGCGCAGCTTCCCGGGCGTGCGCGGCGTGACGGCCACCTCCGACGTGCAGGCCGACCTGCACGTCGCGCTGCTCGACCTGCCGCAGCGCCTGCGCACCACGCTGGACAGCATCCCGTCGCCGGCCCCCTACCTGCATCCGCCGGCCGAACGCCTGGCGCACTGGCAGCACCGGCTGTCGGCCTGGCCGCAACGGCTGCGGGTCGGACTGGCGTGGGCGGGCTTCGCGGCGCACGTCAACGACCGCAACCGCTCGCTGCCGCTCAGCCTGTTCCGGCCGCTGCTCGAGTCGCAGCAGGTGCAGTGCTTCAGCCTGCAGAAGAGCGCCGCCGGCGCCTACCGCGACATGGCACCGGCGCCGGGCCGGCTGCTGGATCTCACGGCGGAGTGGACCGATTGCAGCGACAGCGCCGCCATGCTCCGGCAGCTCGACCTGGTGATCACCGTCGACAGCGCGGTGGCGCACCTGGCCGGCGCGGTGGGCACGCCGGTGTGGCTGCTCCTGCCGCCCAACCCGGACTTCCGCTGGCTGCTGGATCGGGCCGACAGTCCCTGGTACCGGGGCATGCGCCTGTTCCGCCGCAACTTCGGCGAATCGCGGCAGGACCAGGTCGCCCGCGTGCTGCAGGCCTTGCAGGACCGCCTGGCTGCCTGA